From Bradyrhizobium erythrophlei:
GACAAATACTCAATTCTTGAAAATATTCGCGAATCGAGTCCGTGTGATTTGATTCTCTGCAAACGTCTGTTCAGCCTAATTTTGACGACCGTCTGCCGCTGGCAGCGACCTCGGAGGGGAATATGCTTACGATTGGGCCGACGCCAGATATGGTCATTAGCCGGCTACAAACCTCATCTTTACGTGCCATCTGCGAGAGCTTCCGGTCTAGGGTGGTCTTTTGCTTGCGCATCATGTTGCGCGCTTCTAGCAAGGGTTCGATTGCTATCCGCAGATCCGGGGCATCGGCAAGTATCGCCTCAACCTTAGCTGCGAACTGGCATCGATGTAACGCGCCTTTTTCAGACCGTGGACCTTCAATAGCCCACGAATCGTGATTTCGATCGCCAGCAACTGATCCACAAACTTTTGACGGGCGACCAGAGTCGTCCGCATGAGTTGGGAGGCCTTGCTCTTCACATGAACCGGCCGGTAGTGGCCCAAGCGCATCATGTCGGCAATGCCGCGTGCGTCGCTGCGGTCGGTCTTTTTTGGTCGCGATGACAGGAACCGCTGCGCGTGCCGAGTCTCAATGCACACGGTCTGGAATTGGCTCTCAACCAAAGCTCCGTACAACCATTCTGATAGCGGACAGGCTTCAATGCCAACAAGTGCGATACTCTGGCGCCAGCCGATCAAAGCCTTGATGAGGGCGATCGGTTCACTCTCTGCTTTTCCTTCCCAAACGATCGAGCCTTCTGCGCTAACGATGCAGATGGAAGTGGTCTTCAGTGATACATCCAGTCCGACGTATAGGGCCATGGCGCGTCTCCTTTGCT
This genomic window contains:
- a CDS encoding IS110 family transposase yields the protein MALYVGLDVSLKTTSICIVSAEGSIVWEGKAESEPIALIKALIGWRQSIALVGIEACPLSEWLYGALVESQFQTVCIETRHAQRFLSSRPKKTDRSDARGIADMMRLGHYRPVHVKSKASQLMRTTLVARQKFVDQLLAIEITIRGLLKVHGLKKARYIDASSQLRLRRYLPMPRICG